The following are from one region of the Nocardioides marmotae genome:
- a CDS encoding Lrp/AsnC family transcriptional regulator — MITLATNPPLDRLDVEILARLTDNARVGVAELASALGVSRTTVQLRMRRLEAEGILLGFQPVIDLTRVGLGVRATVTLEIDQRVMGAIVDGLRALPEVLEVRIQAGREDLLAQVAIGSLEELQRLTASIVAIDGVRKTTSTFTVATPVPYRVQPLLDQLTRSAGWGRSTPTPPAE; from the coding sequence CGCGGCTCACCGACAACGCCCGGGTCGGCGTGGCGGAGCTCGCCTCGGCCCTCGGCGTCAGCCGCACGACGGTGCAGCTGCGGATGCGGCGGCTCGAGGCGGAGGGGATCCTGCTGGGGTTCCAGCCCGTCATCGACCTGACCCGGGTCGGGCTCGGCGTCCGGGCGACGGTGACCCTCGAGATCGACCAGCGGGTGATGGGGGCGATCGTCGACGGCCTGCGCGCGCTCCCCGAGGTGCTCGAGGTGCGCATCCAGGCCGGCCGCGAGGACCTGCTCGCCCAGGTCGCCATCGGCTCGCTCGAGGAGCTCCAGCGGCTGACCGCCTCCATCGTCGCGATCGACGGCGTCCGCAAGACCACCTCCACCTTCACCGTGGCCACGCCGGTCCCCTACCGCGTCCAGCCGCTCCTCGACCAGCTCACCCGCTCCGCCGGCTGGGGCCGCTCCACCCCCACCCCACCCGCCGAGTAG